A region from the Papio anubis isolate 15944 chromosome 6, Panubis1.0, whole genome shotgun sequence genome encodes:
- the SAYSD1 gene encoding SAYSvFN domain-containing protein 1 isoform X1: MEQRLAEFRAARKRAGLAAQASAASQGAQTPGEKAEAAATLKAASGWLKRFLVWKPRPASARAQPGLVQEAPQPQGSTSRPPWNIAIPLPSCWDQSFLTNITFLKVLLWLVLLGLFVELEFGLAYFVLSLFYWLYVGTRGPEEKKEGEKSAYSVFNPGCEAIQGTLTAEQLERELQLRPLAGR; encoded by the exons ATGGAACAACGGTTAGCTGAGTTTCGGGCCGCGCGGAAACGGGCGGGTCTGGCAGCCCAAGCCAGCGCTGCCAGTCAGGGCGCACAAACCCCAGGAGAGAAGGCGGAAGCAGCAGCGACTCTAAAGGCAGCCTCGGGGTGGCTAAAGCGGTTCCTGGTATGGAAACCTAGGCCCGCGAGTGCCCGAGCCCAGCCCGGCCTAGTTCAG GAAGCGCCGCAGCCCCAGGGCAGCACATCACGGCCACCATGGAACATAGCCATTCCTCTACCATCATGCTGGGACCAGTCTTTCCTGACCAATATCACCTTCTTGAAGGTTCTTCTCTGGTTGGTCCTGCTGGGATTGTTTGTGGAACTGGAATTTGGCCTGGCATATTTTGTCCTGTCCTTGTTCTATTGGCTGTACGTCGGGACACGAGGCCctgaagagaagaaggagggagagaagagcgCCTACTCTGTGTTCAATCCGGGCTGCGAAGCCATCCAGGGCACCCTGACTGCAGAGCAGTTGGAGCGCGAGTTACAGTTGAGACCCCTGGCAGGGAGATAG
- the SAYSD1 gene encoding SAYSvFN domain-containing protein 1 isoform X2 — translation MLVTFKNSYRSLLLPSPAISQEAPQPQGSTSRPPWNIAIPLPSCWDQSFLTNITFLKVLLWLVLLGLFVELEFGLAYFVLSLFYWLYVGTRGPEEKKEGEKSAYSVFNPGCEAIQGTLTAEQLERELQLRPLAGR, via the exons ATGctggtaacttttaaaaattcctatagAAGCCTCCTGCTTCCCTCTCCAGCCATATCCCAG GAAGCGCCGCAGCCCCAGGGCAGCACATCACGGCCACCATGGAACATAGCCATTCCTCTACCATCATGCTGGGACCAGTCTTTCCTGACCAATATCACCTTCTTGAAGGTTCTTCTCTGGTTGGTCCTGCTGGGATTGTTTGTGGAACTGGAATTTGGCCTGGCATATTTTGTCCTGTCCTTGTTCTATTGGCTGTACGTCGGGACACGAGGCCctgaagagaagaaggagggagagaagagcgCCTACTCTGTGTTCAATCCGGGCTGCGAAGCCATCCAGGGCACCCTGACTGCAGAGCAGTTGGAGCGCGAGTTACAGTTGAGACCCCTGGCAGGGAGATAG
- the SAYSD1 gene encoding SAYSvFN domain-containing protein 1 isoform X3 has translation MLEAPQPQGSTSRPPWNIAIPLPSCWDQSFLTNITFLKVLLWLVLLGLFVELEFGLAYFVLSLFYWLYVGTRGPEEKKEGEKSAYSVFNPGCEAIQGTLTAEQLERELQLRPLAGR, from the exons ATGctg GAAGCGCCGCAGCCCCAGGGCAGCACATCACGGCCACCATGGAACATAGCCATTCCTCTACCATCATGCTGGGACCAGTCTTTCCTGACCAATATCACCTTCTTGAAGGTTCTTCTCTGGTTGGTCCTGCTGGGATTGTTTGTGGAACTGGAATTTGGCCTGGCATATTTTGTCCTGTCCTTGTTCTATTGGCTGTACGTCGGGACACGAGGCCctgaagagaagaaggagggagagaagagcgCCTACTCTGTGTTCAATCCGGGCTGCGAAGCCATCCAGGGCACCCTGACTGCAGAGCAGTTGGAGCGCGAGTTACAGTTGAGACCCCTGGCAGGGAGATAG